A portion of the Chloroflexota bacterium genome contains these proteins:
- a CDS encoding extracellular solute-binding protein has product MASTGGQRKTATGRRSITRRELMRQVALGVGAAALLGSTPALAAELTAETVKSDPRQVAVPAVRQSVGTVTIYSALNESTNNAFVAAFKEAVPGADAQLLPLAAAGELQTRIRTEKNSPKADVFIGGSSEFHDPLGKEGLLEQYVSPNAATVDAAYKDPDGNWVGWYVGIFGLVINTDRWNSEMAGMAKPGTWDDLLNPALAGKLDMPDPVKTGGGYIFIANQVFRFDRDEEKAMEYMKGLHNNIGQYVGTSPQGIELVAQGQFLMGPNWGHDILTAANRGMPVEFVAPALTANEVGAVSIVKGGPNTEGAKAFVDWVLTPDAAALNVKLSNRLSVLPSVPPAAGAPTLDQVTLTNYDRVWATENKDRLIKKWQSAIGM; this is encoded by the coding sequence ATGGCGTCCACTGGCGGACAACGGAAGACCGCGACGGGTCGTCGCTCAATCACGCGCCGCGAGTTGATGCGGCAGGTGGCGCTCGGCGTGGGCGCTGCCGCGCTCCTCGGCTCGACGCCGGCCCTGGCCGCCGAGCTGACCGCCGAGACCGTCAAGAGCGATCCTCGGCAGGTCGCTGTGCCAGCCGTCCGGCAGAGCGTCGGCACGGTCACCATCTACTCGGCGCTCAACGAGTCCACCAACAACGCCTTCGTCGCCGCGTTCAAGGAGGCCGTGCCCGGTGCCGATGCCCAGCTGCTGCCGCTGGCCGCCGCCGGCGAGCTTCAGACCCGTATCCGCACCGAGAAGAACTCGCCCAAGGCGGACGTCTTTATCGGCGGCTCCAGCGAGTTCCACGATCCGCTCGGGAAGGAAGGCCTGCTGGAGCAGTACGTCTCGCCGAACGCGGCGACGGTGGACGCCGCGTACAAGGATCCCGATGGAAACTGGGTCGGCTGGTACGTCGGCATCTTCGGGCTGGTCATCAACACCGACCGCTGGAACAGCGAGATGGCCGGCATGGCGAAGCCCGGGACCTGGGACGACCTCCTGAACCCGGCCCTGGCCGGCAAGCTCGACATGCCAGACCCGGTCAAAACGGGCGGCGGCTACATCTTCATCGCCAACCAGGTGTTCCGGTTCGACCGGGACGAAGAGAAGGCGATGGAGTACATGAAGGGCCTCCACAACAACATCGGGCAGTACGTCGGCACCTCGCCGCAGGGCATCGAGCTGGTGGCGCAGGGGCAGTTCCTGATGGGGCCGAACTGGGGCCACGACATCCTGACGGCCGCCAACCGTGGCATGCCCGTCGAGTTCGTGGCGCCGGCCCTCACAGCCAACGAGGTCGGCGCGGTCAGCATCGTCAAGGGCGGCCCGAACACCGAGGGCGCGAAGGCGTTCGTGGACTGGGTGCTCACGCCCGATGCCGCGGCCCTGAATGTCAAGCTGTCCAACCGGCTCTCGGTGCTGCCGAGCGTCCCGCCAGCCGCCGGCGCCCCGACGCTGGATCAGGTCACCCTGACGAACTACGACCGCG